A single genomic interval of Lathyrus oleraceus cultivar Zhongwan6 chromosome 7, CAAS_Psat_ZW6_1.0, whole genome shotgun sequence harbors:
- the LOC127103284 gene encoding uncharacterized protein LOC127103284, producing the protein MEVSHWLSIGRDSTIVSSCPQHQITKQLLIQYFYEGLLPMDRNILDAASGGALVDKTPVAAKAMIENMSLKSQQFITRNNYMVQTKGVNDIHVSSSNKALETRIEELTSLVKQMVVSKPQTTKFCGICTSTEHPTDTCPILQDDSVTQLPQAYAANFFNQSNNQRGYNIPDLSTNKYHPNWRNHPNLRYGNQQPTQQQLVIPLPQPQTTPQVFTSAPSGPSLENLVKQMAVNNLQFQQQTDSSIQTLQTQIEQLATSMNAMQQAQGSNQLPTQTIVNPKGLNANVKTESSVVVETEKEKEKEYVPPVPFPHRILKNKRAGDGDKEREILDVFIKVAVNILLLDVIKQIPKYVKFLKDLCTSKKRLKGNERVNLGRNISALIQPKHSPEKATVSSLNQAIPQKCKDPGTFSIPSYKFNHSTNEQK; encoded by the exons ATGGAAGTGAGTCATTGGctgagtattgggagagattcaacAATAGTATCCAGTTGCCCTCAACATCAAATTACCAAACAATTGCTTATTCAGTATTTCTATGAGGGATTGTTACCAATGGATAGAAAtattcttgatgctgctagtggtggagcacttgtcgATAAAACTCCAGTTGCTGCTAAAGCCAtgattgagaacatgtcactcaAATCCCAACAATTCATAACCAGAAATAATTATATGGTCCAAACAAAAGGTGTGAATGACATTCATGTTTCCTCTTCTAACAAGGCTTTAGAAACCAGAATTGAAGAGCTTACTTCTTTAGTGAAACAAATGGTAGTGAGTAAACCTCAAACAACAAAGTTTtgtggtatttgtacttctaCTGAACATCCAACTGACACATGTCCTATTCTTCAAGATGATTCGGTCACTCAGTTGCCTCAAGCATATGCAGCTAACTTTTTCAATCAAAGCAACAATCAGAGAGGGTACAACATTCCTGACTTGTCCACCAACAAATATCATCCCAATTGGAGGAATCATCcaaaccttcgatatggaaaccaACAGCCCACCCAACAACAATTAGTCATACCCCTGCCACAACCACAAACCACTCCCCAAGTCTTCACCTCTGCACCTTCCGGACCTTCACTGGAGaatcttgtcaaacaaatggctgtTAACAATCTCCAATTTCAGCAACAAACAGATTCcagtattcagactttgcagaCACAGATTGAACAGCTTGCCACTTCGATGAATGCCATGCAACAAGcccaaggatcaaaccaacttcCTACCCAAACAATTGTGAATCCAAAAGGACTTAATGCTAATGTGA AAACTGAATCATCTGTTGTGGTAGaaactgaaaaagaaaaagagaaggagtatgtgccaccagtTCCCTTCCCACATAGAATACTGAAAAATAAAAGGGCTGGTGATGGAGacaaggagagagagattttagATGTGTTCATAAAAGTGGCGGTAAACATTCTGCTTCTTGATGTTATTAAGCAGATTCCAAAGTATGTAAAATTTCTAAAAGACTTGTGTACAAGTAAGAAAAGGTTGAAGGGCAATGAGAGAGTAAATTTGGGACGAAACATTTCAGCCCTTATCCAGCCTAAACATTCACCTGAAAAAGCTACTGTTTCATCCCTCAATCAGGCCATACCCCAAAAGTGCAAGGATCCAGGAACTTTTTCTATTCCAT CATACAAGTTTAATCATTCAACTAACGAACAAAAGTAA